In Leptospira stimsonii, a single window of DNA contains:
- a CDS encoding beta-ketoacyl-ACP reductase produces the protein MSKQFEGKVALVTGAASPRGLGRAIANTIAKEGGDIVVCDLNKEHIEQAAADIAKEFGVKTLGIPCNVTKPEDCDAVIAGIKEKFGKLDFLVNNAGVLKDNLLMRMSEQEFDFVMDVNLKGVFLMTKSASKLLLKAESGRIVNISSVSGLTGQPGQANYSASKAGVIALTKVSAREFSGRNVLVNAVCPGYVQTDMTASLPEEVQKKLTDPMFIPLRRPGTQQEIANAVKFFLSDQSNYITGTYLRVDGGAAIGM, from the coding sequence ATGTCTAAACAATTCGAAGGAAAAGTAGCACTCGTTACCGGAGCGGCGTCTCCACGCGGACTCGGAAGAGCAATCGCAAATACTATCGCAAAAGAGGGAGGGGACATAGTAGTATGCGACCTCAACAAAGAACATATCGAACAAGCGGCGGCGGATATCGCCAAAGAATTCGGAGTGAAAACCTTAGGAATTCCGTGTAACGTCACAAAGCCGGAAGATTGCGACGCCGTGATCGCGGGAATTAAGGAGAAATTCGGGAAATTGGATTTTCTCGTAAACAACGCTGGAGTTCTCAAGGACAATCTTCTCATGAGAATGAGCGAGCAAGAATTCGACTTCGTGATGGACGTAAACCTAAAAGGCGTTTTTCTGATGACTAAGTCCGCATCGAAACTTCTTCTCAAAGCGGAATCAGGAAGAATCGTGAACATCTCTTCCGTCTCCGGGCTTACCGGACAACCGGGACAAGCAAACTACTCCGCTTCCAAAGCCGGCGTGATCGCTCTTACAAAAGTTTCCGCAAGAGAATTTTCCGGGAGAAACGTTCTCGTAAACGCGGTTTGTCCCGGATACGTGCAAACGGACATGACCGCTTCTTTACCTGAAGAAGTTCAGAAGAAACTCACCGATCCTATGTTCATTCCTCTGAGAAGACCGGGAACACAACAAGAGATCGCGAATGCGGTGAAATTCTTCTTAAGCGATCAATCCAATTATATCACCGGAACCTATTTGAGAGTCGACGGCGGCGCCGCGATCGGAATGTAA
- a CDS encoding alpha/beta hydrolase: protein MQSSYNRPLQSIGPIEAVYLPGNPEAYTIILFHGYGANAYDLSPLSAYLDLPEGTNWLFPNGILEIPVMPGYNGRAWFPIDMEALQRAMVTGGYRDFADRYPSGLESAREKAVEMIRSLGLTMDKVILGGFSQGAMLATDIALHSEINPAGLLILSGTMISETDWRRLAEKKRDYKFFQSHGRMDPVLGYAAAKKLEQLLIGAGWKGEMIAFPGGHEIPEIVLRGMNLYLRNITG from the coding sequence ATGCAGTCCTCATACAATCGCCCTTTGCAATCGATCGGTCCTATTGAAGCCGTTTATCTTCCCGGAAATCCGGAAGCATACACGATCATTCTTTTTCACGGGTACGGAGCGAACGCTTACGACCTTTCTCCTCTCAGCGCCTATCTTGATCTTCCCGAAGGAACCAATTGGCTTTTTCCAAACGGGATTTTGGAAATTCCGGTGATGCCCGGTTACAATGGAAGGGCTTGGTTTCCGATTGATATGGAAGCTCTTCAGAGGGCGATGGTCACCGGAGGTTATAGAGATTTCGCGGATCGATATCCTTCCGGACTTGAGAGCGCGCGAGAGAAGGCGGTCGAGATGATTCGGAGTTTGGGACTCACTATGGATAAAGTGATTCTCGGAGGCTTTAGTCAAGGTGCTATGCTCGCAACCGATATCGCGCTTCATTCCGAGATCAATCCTGCCGGGCTTCTGATTCTTTCCGGAACTATGATCAGTGAAACGGATTGGAGGCGTTTGGCGGAAAAGAAGAGGGATTACAAATTTTTTCAGAGTCACGGAAGAATGGATCCTGTGCTCGGTTATGCGGCTGCGAAAAAGTTGGAACAACTTTTGATCGGAGCCGGTTGGAAAGGAGAAATGATCGCTTTTCCGGGTGGACACGAAATTCCTGAGATCGTACTTAGGGGAATGAACCTGTACCTCAGGAACATCACCGGATGA
- a CDS encoding FxLYD domain-containing protein: MTEKKIKAELFGKIPSPKSRRIWSKLIPLLFFLLIFPALMIGNKVPNGELTIDGKYKYYNVGLQDQFTFLEINGQIENLSGKDHAEAFFTMNFYDRDDVLLESCQFAVQGLPAGHKRDFYASAKYVDPKLIKRFTIEFDGIN, from the coding sequence ATGACTGAAAAAAAAATCAAAGCCGAATTGTTCGGTAAAATTCCTTCTCCAAAATCAAGAAGAATTTGGTCGAAACTGATTCCACTCTTGTTTTTCCTCCTTATCTTTCCCGCGCTGATGATCGGTAACAAAGTCCCCAACGGAGAATTGACGATCGATGGAAAATACAAATACTATAACGTAGGCTTGCAGGATCAGTTCACGTTTTTAGAGATCAACGGGCAGATTGAAAATCTCTCAGGAAAGGATCATGCGGAAGCATTCTTCACGATGAATTTTTACGACAGGGATGACGTCCTTTTAGAGTCGTGTCAATTCGCGGTTCAGGGGCTTCCCGCAGGACATAAGCGAGACTTCTACGCGAGTGCAAAGTATGTGGACCCGAAACTGATCAAACGGTTTACGATTGAATTCGACGGAATTAACTAA
- a CDS encoding prohibitin family protein, whose amino-acid sequence MNRKKFFLSVLLVFTLHCGSTVHPGQIGLFWKPFGITEVGLSKDPVLNGFYWLLPWNDIYTYSMQWDSHKEKVDVLTNDDLKIDVQAVIILRPIREEIYQLHVEVGPEYYRSIVQPEFRASIRNIVSHHQMIQISKNSAVLARDIKTAVIERTKGKHIEVFDVILDDIEYSPNMLHAIEAKLTKQQELEQQKYELEIAEKNIEIAKKKARADAEAQMIRADGQARSQAIINEKLTTRYLQYKAFDNPNSKMIFIPLDKSNLPIVVSPKE is encoded by the coding sequence ATGAATAGGAAAAAATTCTTTCTCAGCGTTCTCCTGGTTTTCACTCTGCATTGCGGTTCCACGGTTCATCCCGGACAGATCGGATTGTTCTGGAAACCGTTCGGGATCACAGAAGTCGGTCTTAGTAAGGATCCGGTCTTAAACGGATTTTACTGGCTGTTGCCTTGGAATGATATTTATACGTATTCGATGCAATGGGATTCTCACAAGGAAAAGGTCGATGTATTGACGAACGACGACTTAAAGATCGACGTTCAGGCAGTCATTATTCTCCGCCCGATTCGTGAGGAAATTTATCAACTTCACGTCGAGGTTGGACCGGAATATTATCGAAGTATCGTACAACCCGAATTTCGCGCATCGATTCGAAATATCGTTTCCCATCATCAGATGATTCAAATTTCGAAGAATAGCGCCGTACTCGCGCGAGATATCAAGACCGCGGTCATCGAAAGAACCAAAGGGAAACATATCGAAGTTTTCGATGTGATCCTCGATGATATCGAATATTCACCTAACATGTTGCATGCGATCGAAGCCAAACTGACGAAACAACAGGAATTGGAGCAACAAAAATACGAGCTTGAAATCGCCGAGAAAAATATCGAAATCGCGAAGAAGAAAGCGAGGGCGGATGCGGAAGCGCAGATGATTCGAGCCGACGGTCAAGCGAGGTCACAGGCGATCATCAACGAAAAGTTAACTACGAGATATCTTCAATATAAGGCTTTTGATAATCCGAATTCTAAGATGATCTTCATTCCTCTCGATAAGAGTAACCTGCCGATTGTGGTGAGTCCTAAAGAATAA
- a CDS encoding DUF1564 domain-containing protein, with the protein MGTIILYSERKIHSALSSFRKETETILFPESFLNSLSKEERKVLPKRIFPLLKRYQKFMLSKRRINKKAGKILYQKDLGKLVRVNLRIETEAWALLGLLSATHGVSRCFMLNYLFWLEASGVGDSIDKVLNVGCPALHDSYSYVWHLDLIQKTIVRRIEFEPDPLFTDS; encoded by the coding sequence ATGGGGACAATCATACTTTATTCCGAAAGAAAAATTCATTCCGCTCTTTCTTCGTTTCGAAAAGAAACGGAAACGATTCTTTTTCCCGAGAGTTTCCTGAATTCCTTATCCAAGGAAGAAAGAAAAGTCCTTCCGAAGAGAATCTTTCCTCTTCTTAAAAGATATCAGAAGTTTATGTTATCTAAGAGAAGAATCAATAAAAAGGCCGGGAAGATTCTTTATCAGAAGGACCTTGGGAAGTTGGTTCGAGTGAATCTAAGAATTGAAACAGAGGCTTGGGCGCTCTTGGGACTTCTTTCTGCGACACACGGTGTCTCCCGCTGTTTTATGTTAAACTATCTTTTCTGGCTCGAGGCTTCCGGGGTCGGAGACTCTATCGATAAAGTCTTGAATGTGGGATGTCCCGCACTCCACGACTCTTACAGTTACGTCTGGCACCTCGACCTAATTCAAAAGACGATCGTTCGAAGAATCGAATTCGAACCGGACCCGCTCTTTACGGATTCTTAG
- a CDS encoding TPR end-of-group domain-containing protein translates to MRKHFTHTQNGLETFWQIEMSGYSIILSFGKTGSVAKRRILNFEKRDDCSKEFERLVEEKSKQGFQESSEIPQYKILSGDPNFLKSWNQIVESSEQKEALRKHFQFLIETEECKILLDQILSQITDVKIEEDQLIVTLPWSYDDETPIHLCWQKPFPGKIHTSVPKSMAEFVSIFNGVEIKHAEDDYPTFAIRGISANANSPELPATVKDDSSWEKEVLEEGESWWIAPLEIVGKSFSDVQSLGAFDDCQNWLVYHPFIKNKYGEPAISCVDHGSCDLEPPAVRYGMGGFLLREIARWVRDIDVDSNEDLPFDGTPIVSRRFQEFMAHKAVQVSENDSEVAKRILEFDWHSLAFRIHRTILKWVKGLGKKGVVKEKILVFDSYWDDAGEIVYLGFDWHSGNDYEEAISEGANVIDYFLNFTSFYEFILENHKSSQISGIQIMEILGDDYNSVRDILAFLSIENFVSVAHGKEFKKIPQEEGVYFAYSHYHDEEASVVYHSQKGIENGFFEEYFPKDKAAKEKKKISEEDQELLDDIVGEVMEDYAGVWKSTMEESIERLDQNFHENEERYKREFDRILEYKEKVTKEEEKERLRDLGMQISSIALNRFLKENKPDVAGWVLNCYHEIYEKLGINTKSVVKGNDSGKMYNTNEYFAGDIIVFIAKYGGGKFLSLVKNLLPSEIKDSRLAFNLACLNSLEKNRDEMLRYTQIALALGKPKNDFKDRDFDNFREDPEFHALISH, encoded by the coding sequence ATGAGAAAACATTTCACTCATACTCAGAACGGACTCGAGACATTCTGGCAAATCGAGATGTCCGGTTATTCCATTATTCTTTCTTTTGGAAAAACAGGTTCGGTCGCGAAAAGACGAATTCTTAATTTTGAAAAGAGAGACGATTGCAGTAAGGAATTCGAAAGACTCGTAGAAGAAAAATCGAAACAAGGTTTTCAAGAATCCAGTGAAATCCCACAATACAAAATTCTTTCCGGCGATCCGAACTTCCTAAAGAGCTGGAATCAAATCGTAGAATCTTCCGAACAAAAAGAAGCGCTTCGAAAACACTTTCAATTTTTGATCGAAACGGAAGAATGCAAGATTCTTCTGGATCAAATTCTTTCTCAAATTACCGACGTAAAGATCGAAGAGGATCAATTGATTGTCACCTTACCTTGGTCATACGACGACGAAACTCCGATTCATCTTTGTTGGCAAAAACCGTTTCCGGGAAAAATCCATACTTCCGTTCCGAAATCCATGGCAGAATTCGTTAGCATCTTCAACGGTGTCGAAATCAAACACGCCGAAGACGATTATCCGACCTTTGCAATCCGAGGGATCAGCGCAAACGCAAATTCACCCGAGCTCCCTGCCACAGTGAAAGACGATTCCAGTTGGGAAAAGGAGGTCCTGGAAGAAGGCGAAAGTTGGTGGATCGCCCCTCTCGAAATCGTTGGAAAGAGTTTCTCCGACGTACAGTCGTTAGGCGCTTTTGACGATTGCCAGAACTGGCTCGTCTATCATCCCTTTATCAAAAACAAATACGGAGAACCCGCCATCTCTTGTGTCGATCACGGAAGTTGCGACTTAGAACCTCCCGCGGTTCGTTACGGAATGGGCGGATTCTTACTCCGAGAAATTGCTCGCTGGGTTCGAGATATCGATGTGGACTCGAACGAGGATTTACCGTTCGACGGAACTCCGATCGTCTCCAGAAGGTTTCAAGAATTTATGGCCCACAAGGCGGTTCAAGTTTCCGAAAACGATTCCGAGGTCGCAAAACGAATTTTAGAATTCGACTGGCACTCTCTCGCATTCCGAATTCATAGAACGATTTTAAAATGGGTAAAGGGTCTTGGAAAAAAAGGTGTCGTAAAAGAGAAAATTCTCGTTTTTGATTCTTATTGGGACGACGCGGGAGAAATCGTTTATCTCGGTTTTGATTGGCATTCGGGGAATGACTACGAAGAAGCGATTTCGGAGGGGGCCAACGTTATCGATTACTTTTTGAATTTCACTTCCTTTTACGAATTTATATTAGAAAATCATAAATCTTCACAAATTTCCGGGATTCAGATCATGGAAATTCTCGGAGACGATTACAATTCCGTTCGGGATATTCTCGCGTTCTTGTCCATAGAAAATTTCGTCTCCGTCGCTCACGGAAAAGAATTCAAAAAGATTCCGCAAGAAGAAGGAGTTTATTTCGCGTATTCGCATTACCACGACGAAGAAGCAAGTGTCGTTTATCATTCTCAAAAAGGGATTGAGAATGGATTCTTCGAAGAATATTTCCCGAAGGACAAAGCCGCTAAAGAGAAAAAGAAAATCTCGGAAGAAGATCAGGAACTTTTGGACGATATCGTCGGCGAAGTTATGGAGGACTACGCAGGCGTTTGGAAGAGCACGATGGAAGAATCCATCGAGAGGCTCGATCAAAACTTTCATGAGAATGAGGAACGATATAAAAGAGAATTCGATCGAATCTTGGAATACAAAGAAAAGGTCACGAAAGAAGAGGAGAAAGAAAGATTAAGAGACTTAGGAATGCAGATCAGTTCCATCGCTTTGAATCGTTTCTTAAAAGAAAACAAACCGGATGTCGCGGGCTGGGTCCTCAACTGCTATCATGAAATCTATGAAAAATTAGGAATCAACACCAAGTCCGTCGTAAAAGGAAACGATTCCGGAAAGATGTACAATACGAATGAATATTTTGCGGGAGATATCATCGTCTTTATCGCCAAATACGGAGGCGGAAAATTTCTTTCCTTGGTGAAAAACCTTCTTCCTTCCGAAATCAAAGACAGCCGTCTTGCTTTCAATCTGGCTTGTTTAAATTCTTTGGAAAAAAATAGAGATGAGATGCTTCGTTATACGCAGATCGCCTTGGCTCTCGGGAAACCGAAGAACGATTTTAAGGATCGCGACTTTGACAATTTCCGAGAAGATCCTGAGTTCCACGCGTTGATCAGCCATTGA
- a CDS encoding phosphate signaling complex PhoU family protein — MTSKFDFLRKNLYSMAELCLEQVLILDDALEADDSELARKLIDRDDLIDNLEKQNDNLSQNAILEAVANRNSMGMDQVDGEVILKRDPLRFALSAIRITRNLERMGDQIVNCAKCFRRGLIPKRFFCDEEILNKLLSRVITIVGMAVESLVEEKNRFYGSVHSVEEEINNLCQSAFLKFVMDPRLDKNQFADVYRLILCLERTGDYAVNIAEELVRLNTGMDIRHVSDPVQAIAKTS, encoded by the coding sequence TCGAACAAGTACTCATTCTCGACGACGCTTTGGAAGCTGACGATTCCGAACTTGCAAGAAAGCTAATCGACCGGGACGATCTCATCGACAACCTTGAAAAACAAAACGACAACCTTTCCCAAAACGCGATCTTAGAAGCCGTCGCAAATCGGAATTCCATGGGGATGGATCAAGTCGACGGAGAAGTGATCTTAAAAAGAGATCCGCTTCGATTTGCCCTCTCCGCGATCCGGATCACTCGAAACTTAGAAAGAATGGGAGATCAGATCGTAAACTGCGCGAAATGTTTTCGAAGAGGACTGATCCCGAAACGGTTTTTCTGCGACGAGGAAATTCTAAATAAACTTTTATCCAGGGTAATTACCATCGTGGGTATGGCAGTGGAATCGTTAGTCGAAGAAAAAAATCGTTTCTATGGAAGCGTTCATTCTGTCGAAGAAGAAATCAATAATCTCTGCCAATCCGCATTCTTAAAATTCGTTATGGATCCAAGATTGGATAAGAATCAATTTGCGGACGTATATCGTCTCATTCTTTGTTTGGAAAGAACGGGAGACTATGCGGTCAACATCGCGGAAGAATTGGTCCGTTTGAATACGGGAATGGACATTCGACACGTTTCCGATCCGGTTCAAGCAATCGCAAAAACTAGCTGA